The Agrococcus sp. SGAir0287 DNA window GAGGCGATCGCCGGCTACCTCTTCATCTCGCCGTGGATCGTGGGCTTCCTCGTCTTCACCCTCGGCGCGATGGTCTACAGCCTCGTCATCTCGTTCTCGCGGTACCAGCTCGCCACGAACACGGCGACCCCCGTCGGCACCGCGAACTACGAGCGGCTCGTCGAGGATCCGATGGTCGCGACGGCGCTCGGCAACACGCTCTTCTACGCCGTGCTCGCGGTGCCGCTCGAGGTCGCCGTCGCATTGCTGCTCGCGCTGCTGCTCAACGGGGTCCGGAAGGGGTCCGGCCTCTTCCGCACGATCTTCTACCTGCCGAAGATGACGCCGACGGTCGCGACGGCATCCGTCTTCCTGCTGCTGCTGAACGGCAGTCAGGGCGCCATCAACCGCGGGCTCGCCGCGATCGGCATCGACGGGCCGCAGTGGCTCGTCGACCCGGCGTGGATCAAGCCGTCGATCGTGCTCATGACGATCTGGGGCGTGAGCGGCACGATGGTCATCTTCCTCGCCGCGCTGCAGCAGGTGCCGCGCGACCTCTACGAGGTGGCCGAGCTCGACGGCGCCGGGCCCGTGCGCCGCTTCTGGTCGATCACGCTGCCGATGATCTCGGGCGCGATCTTCTTCAACGTGCTCGTGCTCACGATCGCCGCGTTCCAGATCTTCGACCAGGCCTTCCTGCTCTTCCATCGCGACCAGGTGCAGGCGTCGTCCGACGCCTCCGTCTTCTACGCCATCTATCTCTTCCAGCAGGCCTTCCGGCAGTTCGACTTCGGCTTCGCCGCCGCGATGGCCTGGCTGCTGTTCGTCATCGTGCTGGCGATCTCGCTCATCCAGGTGAAGGTCGGCAACCGGTTCGTCTACTACGAGAGCGAGCGCTGAGATGACCGCGACGCCGCAGGCCGCCACGGCCGTGCAGACCGGTGCCGCGATGCCGCAGCGCCGCAGGCGACGCCTCGGCGACCGACGGAGCCGACCGCTGACGGCATGGGGATGGGCGGGGCAGGTGCTGCGCTGGGCCCTGCTGCTCGTGATCTCCGCCCTGTTCCTCTACCCGCTCGCGTGGCTCCTCGCTGCGAGCCTCAAGCCGCGGGGGGAGGTCTTCGACAACCGGCTGTGGCCGCAGACGTTCACGCCCGAGAACTACGTCGAGGTCTTCGGCGAGCTGCCGCTCGCGGCATGGGTCGGCAACAGCGTGCTCATCGCGGTGCTCGCGGCCGTGCTCGTGGCCGTCTCGTCGTCGCTCGTCGCGTTCGGCTTCGCGTACTTCCGCTTCCCGGGCCGCGGCGTGCTGTTCGGGATCGTGCTGGCGACGATGATGCTGCCGGGCGCCGTGACGCTCGTGCCGCAGTACCTCATCTGGAACGAGCTCGGCCTCGTCGGCACGAGCGTGCCGCTGTGGGGCGCGAACCTCTTCGGGTCGGCGTTCTACATCTTCCTGCAGCGGCAGTTCTACCTCGGGCTGCCGCGCGAGCTCTTCGAGGCGGCGACGGTCGACGGCCTGCGCCCGTGGGGCATGTTCTGGCGCATCGCCTTCCCGCTGTCGGTGCCGTCGTTCATCATCGTGCTGCTGTTCGAGTTCCAGGCGTCGTGGAACAACCTGCAGGCAGCCCTCATCTACCTCAACACGGGGTCGGAGGACCGATACACGGTGCCGCTCGGCATCGCGAGCGCGATGACGCGCTTCAGCCCGACGAACGGCGGCCAGGGCGACTACCAGTACGTCATGGTGGCGGCGCTGCTCGTGACGCTGCCGATGCTGCTGCTGTTCGCCTTCGGGCAGCGCTACTTCGTGCAGGGCATCGCGACGCAGGGGCGGAAGGGCTAGGCGAGCGTCCGCGCCTGGGCGAGGAGCGCCTCGGCGACGGCGCGCGCCGTCCGCGTGGTGCGGCCCGGCTCGCGCAGGCGCATCGCGAGGTCGCCGGTGACGACGAGCAGGAGGCGCTCGGCGAAAGCGTCGGCGTCGTCGACGCCGGCATCCGCGGCGAGGCGGGCGAGCCGATCGCGCAGCGCATCGGTGTCCGCCTGCACGGCGCGCGCGACCTCCGCCGGTGCGTCGGCGTACTCGGCCGCCGCCCCCAGGAAGGCGCACCAGCGCGAGCCGCGCGGGCGGTCGCGGAAGGCGTCGAGCGCGTCGAAGACCGCGAGCAGCCTGCCCTCCGGGTCGGAGGCGTCGTCGACGGCGGCATCCCACGTCGCGAGCCACTCCTCGTGCCGCCGTTCGAGCACGGCGGCGAGGAGCGCCTCCTTGCTCGCGAACCCGCGGTAGAGCGTCGCGCTCGAGACGCGGGCGCGCTCGAGCACGGCATCGACGGGCGTCGCGGCGATGCCGCGCACGGCGAAGAGCTCGTCGGCGGCGTCGAGGATGCGCTCGCGGGTGGAGGTGCGCATCGCCATGCCCCCACCGTAGACTGCCAAAGTGAAACGATCGTTTTCGTCTGTGACGAGGAGTGCCCCGGTCGTGGCGTCGGGCATCGCGCTGATCGCCGCGACCTACGGCCTCGTGCGGCTCGCCTACGGGCTCCTGCTGCCCGACGTGCAGCACGAGCTGGGCATCGATGCGCCCGCCGCCGGCGCGATCTCCGCGAGCGCATCCGCGGTCTACTGCCTCGGCGCCGTCATCGGCTTCGTGCTGGCGCGTCGGCGCGCTCGAGCGCTCGTCGTCGCAGCGGCCTCGGCGCCGCGCTCGGTGCGGTCGGGATGGCGACGGCGGGCGACGCAGGTGCGTTCGCGATCGCGGCGATCGCCGCCTCCTCTGGCGCCGGTCTCGCCTCGCCGTCGCTCGTCGCGATGCTGCGCGTCGATCGCGCCACGGCGTCGAGGCCGCGGCTGCAGTCGGTCGTGAACGCCGGCACCGGACCGGGCATCGCCATCGCGGCGGCGCTCGCGCTCGCCGTCGACTGGCGCACGGTCTGGCTGGTCGCCGCCGTGGTCACGGCGGGCGCGGCGGTCGGCATCCTCGTGACGCATCGACCCGAGCCGGGCGTCGAGGACGACGCGGACACGGCACGCGTGTCGCGCGGATGGCTGCGCGCGCACGCGGCGCCGATCGTCGCGGCGGCGCTGCTCGGCGCTGGCTCGGCCGCCGCATGGAGCTTCGGGCGCACGATCCTCGTGGA harbors:
- a CDS encoding carbohydrate ABC transporter permease, which gives rise to MRGREAIAGYLFISPWIVGFLVFTLGAMVYSLVISFSRYQLATNTATPVGTANYERLVEDPMVATALGNTLFYAVLAVPLEVAVALLLALLLNGVRKGSGLFRTIFYLPKMTPTVATASVFLLLLNGSQGAINRGLAAIGIDGPQWLVDPAWIKPSIVLMTIWGVSGTMVIFLAALQQVPRDLYEVAELDGAGPVRRFWSITLPMISGAIFFNVLVLTIAAFQIFDQAFLLFHRDQVQASSDASVFYAIYLFQQAFRQFDFGFAAAMAWLLFVIVLAISLIQVKVGNRFVYYESER
- a CDS encoding carbohydrate ABC transporter permease → MTATPQAATAVQTGAAMPQRRRRRLGDRRSRPLTAWGWAGQVLRWALLLVISALFLYPLAWLLAASLKPRGEVFDNRLWPQTFTPENYVEVFGELPLAAWVGNSVLIAVLAAVLVAVSSSLVAFGFAYFRFPGRGVLFGIVLATMMLPGAVTLVPQYLIWNELGLVGTSVPLWGANLFGSAFYIFLQRQFYLGLPRELFEAATVDGLRPWGMFWRIAFPLSVPSFIIVLLFEFQASWNNLQAALIYLNTGSEDRYTVPLGIASAMTRFSPTNGGQGDYQYVMVAALLVTLPMLLLFAFGQRYFVQGIATQGRKG
- a CDS encoding TetR/AcrR family transcriptional regulator, which translates into the protein MAMRTSTRERILDAADELFAVRGIAATPVDAVLERARVSSATLYRGFASKEALLAAVLERRHEEWLATWDAAVDDASDPEGRLLAVFDALDAFRDRPRGSRWCAFLGAAAEYADAPAEVARAVQADTDALRDRLARLAADAGVDDADAFAERLLLVVTGDLAMRLREPGRTTRTARAVAEALLAQARTLA